In a single window of the Massilia oculi genome:
- the flgL gene encoding flagellar hook-associated protein FlgL, which produces MMRIATAQYQSTMNQSLQNNQDRLSYIMRQLDTQKRILLPSDDPVDSVRLSRLAREESTVGQYRSNIASLQLRLTKSEGYLSNMVNEMIPGRDQLVWALDGANTPDDLKAMIAPLKSLRDSLFHTANTIDEEGNYLFAGTLTKTAPMVYDDTLAIGSRYSFAGNTNTQNVVVGNGLTQPANENLAELEKLLNQIDATIDVMSQPGATPNDPAIRAVLTANLDGFDTAQALISSKIADLGGRQNIIKTLNDNHTNISLSNKIAITDIGALDVGVAATELNGYSAALQATYKAYAKIGNLSLFNAI; this is translated from the coding sequence ATGATGCGTATCGCCACCGCCCAGTACCAATCGACGATGAACCAGTCGCTCCAGAACAACCAGGACCGGCTCAGCTACATCATGCGCCAGCTGGATACCCAGAAGCGCATCCTGCTGCCCTCGGACGACCCGGTCGACAGCGTGCGCCTGTCGCGCCTGGCGCGCGAGGAATCTACGGTCGGCCAGTACCGCAGCAATATCGCCTCGCTCCAGCTGCGCCTGACCAAGTCGGAAGGCTACCTGAGCAATATGGTCAACGAGATGATCCCGGGCCGCGACCAGCTGGTCTGGGCCCTCGACGGCGCCAATACCCCGGACGACCTGAAGGCCATGATCGCGCCGCTGAAATCGCTGCGCGACAGCCTGTTCCATACCGCCAACACGATCGACGAGGAAGGCAACTACCTGTTCGCCGGCACCCTGACCAAGACCGCGCCGATGGTCTACGACGACACCCTGGCTATCGGTTCGCGCTACAGCTTCGCGGGCAATACCAATACGCAGAACGTCGTGGTCGGCAATGGCCTGACCCAGCCCGCCAACGAGAACCTGGCTGAACTCGAGAAACTGCTGAACCAGATCGACGCCACCATCGACGTCATGTCGCAGCCGGGCGCCACACCCAACGATCCGGCCATACGCGCCGTGCTGACGGCCAATCTGGACGGTTTCGACACCGCGCAAGCCCTGATCTCGAGCAAGATCGCCGACCTGGGCGGACGCCAGAACATCATCAAGACCCTGAACGACAACCACACCAACATCAGCCTGTCGAACAAGATCGCGATCACCGACATCGGCGCGCTCGACGTCGGCGTCGCCGCCACTGAGCTCAACGGTTATTCGGCCGCGCTGCAGGCGACCTACAAGGCCTACGCCAAGATCGGCAACCTGTCGCTGTTCAATGCGATCTGA
- the fliD gene encoding flagellar filament capping protein FliD: MLTTSTTGLASQSAARQYGDIRTNLTQSLLAQNPGLKVLDAQVKRDDARLSSIGKMALALDGFRSVAAGLTGGKLDMLASATGSALSARLSAASATPGKYAVDVQQLAQGQKLQTKAVADKDAALGSGGASTITIETGSGANVKKTTVRIDAGDTSLEGIARAMREAGLDAGVAKDGNGYSLSLTGETGAANGMRISVAGDPVLGGLLAYQPGKEGGMQQVAEARDARLVVDGKTVTSTTNSVTEAIPGLNLTLKETGKSEVEVSSNPAAIAGNVKDFVKAFNDLNTQLGKLETGDDRSDTTLLRMKAQIGNIVNGSSLRDLAGFGITQKDGALVLDEDKLKAAVAADPARASKVFSDKGGLADRLVAQVDRQIGVSGSLGVEAASVMRERERLLDQRDKVIDTVTRQATLMAQQYQLAGSGNGLLFGGGAGRPMSLFDYMA; the protein is encoded by the coding sequence ATGCTGACAACTTCCACCACCGGACTCGCGTCCCAGAGCGCCGCCCGGCAATACGGCGACATCCGCACCAACCTGACGCAGTCGCTGCTGGCCCAGAACCCCGGGCTGAAAGTCCTCGACGCCCAGGTCAAGCGCGACGATGCCCGCCTGTCATCCATCGGCAAGATGGCGCTGGCGCTGGACGGCTTCCGTTCGGTCGCGGCCGGCCTCACCGGCGGCAAGCTCGACATGCTCGCCAGCGCCACGGGCAGCGCCCTGTCGGCCAGGCTGAGCGCCGCGTCCGCCACGCCCGGCAAGTATGCGGTGGACGTCCAGCAGCTGGCCCAGGGCCAGAAACTGCAAACGAAGGCGGTGGCCGACAAGGATGCGGCGCTGGGCAGTGGCGGCGCCAGCACGATCACGATCGAAACCGGATCCGGCGCCAATGTCAAAAAGACCACGGTGCGCATCGATGCGGGCGACACCAGCCTCGAAGGCATCGCCAGGGCCATGCGCGAAGCCGGCCTGGATGCCGGGGTCGCCAAGGATGGCAACGGCTACTCGCTTAGCCTGACCGGCGAGACGGGCGCCGCCAACGGCATGCGCATCAGCGTCGCCGGCGACCCGGTACTGGGAGGGCTGCTCGCCTATCAACCGGGCAAGGAAGGCGGCATGCAGCAGGTGGCCGAGGCCCGGGATGCGCGTCTGGTGGTCGACGGCAAGACCGTCACCTCCACCACCAACTCGGTCACCGAGGCCATCCCCGGCCTGAACCTGACCCTCAAGGAGACCGGCAAGAGCGAGGTCGAGGTAAGCAGCAATCCCGCCGCGATCGCCGGCAACGTTAAGGATTTCGTCAAGGCCTTCAATGACCTGAACACCCAGCTGGGCAAGCTGGAAACGGGCGACGACCGTTCCGACACCACGCTGTTGCGCATGAAGGCCCAGATCGGCAACATCGTCAACGGCAGCAGCCTGCGCGACCTGGCCGGTTTCGGCATCACGCAAAAGGATGGCGCGCTGGTGCTGGACGAGGACAAGCTCAAGGCGGCCGTCGCCGCCGATCCGGCACGCGCCAGCAAGGTGTTCAGCGACAAGGGTGGCCTGGCCGACCGCCTGGTCGCCCAGGTCGACAGGCAGATCGGCGTGAGCGGCAGCCTGGGCGTCGAGGCGGCCAGCGTGATGCGCGAGCGCGAGCGCCTGCTCGACCAGCGCGACAAGGTGATCGACACCGTGACGCGCCAGGCCACGCTGATGGCCCAGCAATACCAGCTGGCCGGCAGCGGCAACGGGCTGCTGTTCGGCGGCGGCGCGGGGCGGCCGATGTCGCTGTTCGATTACATGGCCTGA
- a CDS encoding OmpA family protein produces the protein MKTKTLQHIVVAAAALSATGCATVPNQQGGFRGAVQDTFNNPDPCSNNARNTGMLIGGIAGTLLGAKLGNKDKGAMLAGALFGGAVGGLIGADIDDRRCAMAKVAQEYQLQMQFAGIKHDGAVISDSELLRANNAGDIKRSLIGNIVSMQDESANGGHFQSNSALLTERAERYFSAIADIYNLNKGAQAAGTPAEKERLRQAGNNRKLLLVGHTDDTGSSALNAALSEQRARAVAEYLERRGIPREQMYYQGAGEVYPVADNRAEGGRLQNRRVEIVELADDASMGKYLDARRPNYQFYRTAPAAASASAVAAHTPAQRSSEQAPRERAAKRAPQTEANPGVKPGAERAVAAARTMSKDAPRAAQRALASTAPALTPEVTAQARRAPSRSTPAPKATTAELDFGGVPLTQRVSAAPAGLGKLERERSLFSLISSAYADDDMAVLSDCSQDRPRSAGGVKALKDGATYRANEHVPGLYGKTWTERVNGHQIVINKVAVLASEATLAQVPEFKVYANYDPAKNRNPTPSVAIRPAVNTYLGEKGILYRIFAEGAGGVQCVDIVYSRGANKSASGGNIVYARNSQLYVSPFKPVIAN, from the coding sequence ATGAAAACGAAGACGCTTCAACACATCGTCGTCGCCGCGGCGGCACTCTCCGCCACCGGTTGCGCCACTGTCCCCAACCAGCAAGGCGGATTCCGGGGCGCTGTCCAGGACACATTCAACAACCCTGATCCCTGTTCCAATAATGCGCGGAATACCGGCATGCTCATCGGCGGCATTGCGGGCACGCTGCTTGGCGCCAAGCTCGGCAACAAGGATAAAGGCGCGATGCTGGCCGGGGCATTATTTGGCGGGGCCGTCGGGGGGCTGATCGGCGCCGATATCGATGACCGCCGTTGTGCAATGGCCAAGGTCGCGCAGGAATATCAGCTACAGATGCAATTCGCGGGCATTAAACACGATGGCGCGGTAATTTCGGATAGTGAATTGCTGCGTGCCAATAATGCTGGCGATATCAAGAGAAGCTTGATCGGCAATATCGTATCGATGCAAGACGAATCGGCCAACGGTGGCCATTTTCAGAGCAATTCGGCGCTCTTGACCGAGCGCGCCGAACGTTATTTTTCGGCCATCGCCGACATCTACAACCTCAACAAGGGTGCACAGGCGGCAGGCACCCCTGCGGAGAAGGAACGCCTGCGCCAGGCCGGCAACAACCGCAAGCTACTGCTGGTGGGGCATACCGACGACACCGGCTCCTCTGCGCTGAACGCCGCCTTGTCCGAGCAGCGCGCGCGCGCGGTCGCCGAATACCTCGAGCGGCGCGGCATCCCGCGCGAACAGATGTATTACCAGGGCGCTGGCGAAGTCTATCCAGTGGCGGACAACCGCGCCGAGGGCGGTCGCCTGCAGAACCGGCGTGTCGAGATCGTCGAACTGGCCGACGACGCCAGCATGGGCAAGTACCTCGACGCGCGCCGTCCGAACTACCAGTTCTATCGTACCGCGCCTGCCGCTGCGTCAGCCTCCGCAGTGGCCGCGCACACGCCAGCGCAGCGCTCGTCGGAGCAAGCACCGCGCGAGCGTGCGGCGAAGCGCGCACCGCAAACAGAAGCCAATCCAGGCGTGAAACCCGGCGCGGAACGTGCGGTGGCGGCTGCCCGCACCATGTCGAAAGACGCGCCGCGAGCCGCCCAGCGCGCGCTTGCGTCGACGGCGCCTGCGCTGACGCCAGAAGTGACGGCGCAAGCGCGGCGCGCGCCGTCCAGGTCCACGCCGGCGCCGAAGGCGACCACGGCGGAACTCGATTTTGGCGGCGTGCCTCTGACGCAGCGGGTGTCCGCGGCCCCTGCCGGTCTAGGCAAACTTGAGCGCGAGCGTTCACTTTTCTCGCTCATCAGCAGCGCCTACGCCGACGACGATATGGCGGTGTTGTCCGATTGCTCGCAAGACCGACCGCGCAGCGCCGGTGGCGTCAAGGCGCTCAAGGATGGTGCGACCTACCGGGCCAACGAACACGTGCCTGGTCTGTACGGCAAGACCTGGACCGAGCGCGTCAACGGCCACCAGATCGTGATCAACAAGGTCGCCGTCCTGGCCAGCGAGGCGACCCTGGCCCAGGTGCCCGAGTTCAAGGTGTACGCCAACTACGACCCGGCCAAGAATCGCAATCCGACACCCAGTGTAGCGATCCGTCCCGCGGTGAATACGTATCTCGGCGAAAAAGGCATCCTGTACCGCATCTTCGCCGAAGGTGCCGGCGGCGTGCAGTGCGTGGATATCGTGTACAGCCGCGGCGCCAACAAATCGGCGAGCGGCGGCAACATTGTCTACGCGCGCAATAGCCAGCTTTACGTTTCGCCGTTTAAACCTGTCATCGCCAACTGA
- the typA gene encoding translational GTPase TypA: MSNTKRAIRNIAIIAHVDHGKTTLVDQLLRQSGTFRENQAVDTRVMDSNDLEKERGITILSKNCAVEYEGTHINIVDTPGHADFGGEVERVLSMVDSVLLLVDAQEGPMPQTRFVTRKALALGLKPIVVVNKIDRPGARADWAINQTFELFDKLGATDEQLDFPIVYASGLNGYAGMDESVRGGDMKPLFDAILKYVPVRDDNPDGPLQMQITSLDYSSYVGKIGIGRVNRGTVKTGQDVLILNGPDSTPIKGRINQVLNFKGLERVLVDSAVAGDICLINGIEEIGIGSTVCAVDTPEALPMLTVDEPTLTMNFMVNNSPLAGREGKFVTSRQLRERLERELKANVALRVAPTDDDTTFEVSGRGELHLTILLENMRREGFELAVSRPRVVYKMVDGVRQEPYENLTVDVEEANQGGVMEELGRRRGDLQNMESDGKGRVRLEYLIPARGLIGFQGEFMTLTRGTGLMSHVFHEYAAVDNSKGDLAGRRNGVLISQDDGAAVAYAIWKLQDRGRMFVEHNTPVYEGMIIGIHSRDNDLVVNPIKGKQLTNVRSSGTDEAVRLVPPIQMSLEYAVEFIEDDELVEITPKSIRLRKRFLKEHERKKASREGA, encoded by the coding sequence ATGTCAAACACCAAACGCGCGATTCGTAATATCGCAATCATTGCCCACGTTGACCACGGCAAGACCACGCTCGTCGACCAGCTGCTGCGCCAGTCCGGCACCTTCCGTGAAAACCAGGCCGTGGACACCCGCGTCATGGACTCGAATGATCTCGAGAAAGAGCGCGGCATTACCATTCTGTCGAAGAACTGCGCCGTCGAATACGAAGGCACGCACATCAACATCGTCGACACCCCGGGCCACGCCGACTTCGGCGGCGAAGTGGAACGCGTGCTGTCGATGGTCGACTCGGTGCTGCTGCTGGTCGATGCGCAGGAAGGCCCGATGCCACAGACCCGCTTCGTGACCCGCAAGGCGCTGGCGCTTGGTCTGAAGCCGATCGTCGTCGTCAACAAGATCGACCGTCCGGGCGCGCGCGCCGACTGGGCCATCAACCAGACCTTCGAACTGTTCGACAAGCTGGGCGCGACCGACGAGCAGCTGGACTTCCCGATCGTCTACGCCTCGGGCCTGAACGGCTACGCCGGCATGGACGAAAGCGTGCGCGGCGGCGACATGAAGCCGCTGTTCGACGCCATCCTGAAATACGTGCCAGTGCGTGACGACAACCCGGACGGCCCGCTGCAGATGCAGATCACCTCGCTGGACTACTCGTCCTACGTCGGCAAGATCGGCATCGGCCGCGTCAACCGCGGCACCGTCAAGACCGGCCAGGACGTGCTGATCCTGAACGGCCCTGATTCGACCCCGATCAAGGGCCGCATCAACCAGGTGCTGAACTTCAAGGGCCTGGAGCGCGTGCTGGTCGATTCGGCGGTTGCCGGCGATATCTGCCTGATCAACGGCATCGAAGAAATCGGCATCGGTTCGACCGTGTGCGCGGTCGACACCCCGGAAGCGCTGCCGATGCTGACCGTCGACGAGCCAACCCTGACCATGAACTTCATGGTCAACAACTCGCCGCTGGCCGGCCGCGAAGGCAAGTTCGTCACCAGCCGCCAACTGCGCGAGCGTCTCGAGCGCGAACTGAAGGCCAACGTGGCGCTGCGCGTGGCGCCGACCGACGACGACACCACGTTCGAAGTGTCGGGCCGCGGCGAGCTGCACCTGACCATCCTGCTGGAAAACATGCGCAGGGAAGGTTTTGAGCTCGCGGTTTCGCGTCCACGTGTTGTTTACAAGATGGTCGACGGCGTGCGCCAGGAGCCATACGAGAACCTGACCGTCGACGTCGAAGAAGCCAACCAGGGCGGCGTGATGGAAGAACTGGGCCGCCGCCGTGGCGACCTGCAGAACATGGAATCCGACGGTAAAGGTCGTGTGCGTCTGGAATACCTGATCCCGGCCCGTGGCCTGATCGGCTTCCAGGGCGAGTTCATGACCCTGACCCGCGGCACCGGCCTGATGAGCCACGTGTTCCACGAGTACGCAGCGGTCGACAATAGCAAGGGCGACCTGGCTGGCCGTCGCAACGGTGTGCTGATCTCGCAGGATGACGGCGCCGCCGTCGCCTACGCGATCTGGAAACTGCAGGACCGCGGCCGCATGTTCGTCGAGCACAACACCCCGGTGTACGAAGGCATGATCATCGGCATCCACTCGCGCGACAACGACCTGGTCGTCAACCCGATCAAGGGCAAGCAGTTGACCAACGTGCGTTCGTCGGGCACCGACGAAGCGGTGCGCCTGGTGCCGCCGATCCAGATGTCGCTGGAATACGCCGTCGAGTTCATCGAGGACGACGAGCTGGTCGAGATCACCCCGAAATCGATCCGTCTGCGCAAGCGCTTCCTGAAAGAGCACGAGCGCAAGAAGGCCAGCCGCGAAGGCGCGTAA
- the truB gene encoding tRNA pseudouridine(55) synthase TruB: MNGRPAKKPRDLVDGVLLLDKPVGLSSNDALIKAKRVLNAKKAGHTGTLDPFATGLLPLCFGEATKFSQDLLEADKTYEATVHLGIMTNTGDTEGEAIETLPVDVTLEQIEAALARFRGPIQQVPPMYSALKRDGKALYEYAREGITLEREARPVTIHALSMIDYQAPFLKIRVTCSKGTYVRVLGEDIGAALGCGAHLNALRRIEVGALDVTGMITLDAMLAHPDPRSLLRPVDALLSTFPSIELDAELARRFLQGQRLALGKEDVAVPERPGRVRIYHDGRLLGTGQLGEYAILAPERLISTAPAA; encoded by the coding sequence GTGAACGGACGTCCCGCGAAAAAACCGCGCGATCTGGTCGATGGCGTGCTGTTGCTCGACAAGCCGGTCGGCCTGTCGTCGAACGACGCCCTCATCAAGGCCAAGCGTGTCCTGAACGCGAAGAAAGCCGGCCACACCGGCACGCTCGACCCGTTCGCCACCGGCCTGCTGCCGCTGTGCTTCGGCGAAGCGACCAAATTCTCGCAAGACCTGCTCGAGGCCGACAAGACCTATGAGGCCACGGTTCACCTGGGCATCATGACGAATACGGGCGACACCGAGGGCGAGGCCATCGAGACCCTGCCGGTCGACGTCACCCTGGAGCAGATCGAGGCGGCGCTGGCGCGTTTCCGCGGTCCGATCCAGCAGGTGCCGCCGATGTATTCGGCGCTCAAGCGCGACGGCAAGGCCCTGTATGAATATGCGCGCGAGGGCATCACGCTCGAGCGCGAGGCGCGGCCGGTCACCATCCACGCGCTGTCGATGATCGACTACCAGGCGCCATTCCTGAAGATCCGCGTCACCTGCAGCAAGGGCACTTATGTGCGTGTGCTGGGCGAGGACATCGGCGCCGCGCTCGGCTGTGGGGCGCACCTGAACGCGCTGCGCCGGATCGAGGTCGGCGCGCTGGACGTCACGGGCATGATCACGCTGGACGCGATGCTGGCGCACCCGGATCCGCGCTCGCTGCTGCGGCCGGTCGATGCGCTGTTGTCGACCTTCCCGTCGATCGAACTGGACGCCGAACTGGCAAGGCGCTTCCTGCAAGGCCAGCGCCTGGCGCTCGGCAAGGAAGACGTCGCCGTACCGGAACGGCCGGGCAGGGTGCGCATCTACCACGACGGCCGCCTGCTCGGCACCGGCCAGCTGGGCGAGTACGCGATCCTGGCGCCGGAGCGCCTGATCTCGACCGCGCCGGCCGCCTGA
- the rbfA gene encoding 30S ribosome-binding factor RbfA, which produces MAKHSKSIPQRGLRVADQIQKDLSELIAFELKDPRVGMVTISEVQLTPDYAHAKIYFTLLKDSAEEVRQTLEGLNKASGYLRNMLGKRLHIHTLPSLHFLHDTSTVRGLAMSALIDQANATRAKDDPESNPESNPGMQPADPAEKE; this is translated from the coding sequence ATGGCTAAACACAGTAAAAGCATCCCACAGCGCGGCTTGCGCGTGGCCGACCAGATCCAGAAGGACCTGTCGGAACTCATCGCCTTCGAACTGAAGGACCCGCGCGTCGGCATGGTCACCATCAGCGAAGTCCAGCTGACGCCTGACTACGCCCACGCCAAAATCTATTTCACCCTGCTCAAAGACAGCGCGGAAGAAGTGCGCCAGACCCTGGAAGGCTTGAACAAGGCCTCCGGCTACCTGCGTAATATGCTGGGCAAGCGTCTGCACATCCATACGCTGCCGTCGCTGCACTTCCTCCACGACACCTCGACCGTGCGCGGCCTGGCGATGTCGGCCCTGATCGACCAGGCCAACGCCACGCGCGCCAAGGACGACCCGGAGTCGAATCCCGAGTCGAATCCCGGCATGCAGCCAGCCGATCCGGCGGAGAAAGAGTGA
- the infB gene encoding translation initiation factor IF-2: protein MASNNVAQFATELKMPADLLLTQLRSAGVEKSSTSDPLSKDDKDKLLNHLRRTHGAADTGEKKKITVTRKETSEIKQADSSGKSRTIQVEVRKKRTFVQRDDLVTTKAPEEPVIDAAEQARREEESRRQSELIARQEADLREKQERLAKLEAEEKAQAKAAEEQAKREAEEQAKRDAAEKAAAAAAAKEAAAAGKDAAGADEAAKKAADDAKAAKEAAAREAAERAAATERARKAVADEVAQIKLMMSQPRRVIKAPEPAPKPAAPAAAAGTLHKPADKKPGEVKKDDAKKPGDKKSIKSANVSSTWSDDAKKRGGQGLKTRGAPAGGRDGWRSGGRGGRRGHGDDRESNFQAPTEAIVREVHVPETITVAELAHKMSVKASEVIKQLMKLGQMCTINQVLDQETAMILVEEMGHKAFAAAEDDPEAILADQGEHTEFESSSRAPVVTVMGHVDHGKTSLLDYIRRAKVASGEAGGITQHIGAYHVDTPRGMITFLDTPGHEAFTAMRARGAKATDIVILVVAADDGVMPQTKEAIAHAKAAGVPLVVAINKIDKQGANADRVTQELVAEGVVPEEYGGDSPFVPVSAKVGTGIDDLLEQVLLQAEVLELKAPTESLARGLVVEARLDKGRGPVATILVQSGTLKRGDVVLAGSSFGRVRAMLDENGKTIASAGPSIPVEIQGLTEVPSAGEEVMVMADERKAREIALFRQGKFRDVKLAKQQAAKLENMFEQMAEGEVKNLPLIVKTDVQGSQEALVGSLQKLSTSEVRVQVVHAAVGGITESDVNLATASKAVIIGFNARADAQARKLAEANGVDIRYYSIIYDAIDEIKTALSGMLAPEKRETVTGQVEIRQVILVSKVGAIAGCLVTDGVVKRTSSVRLLRNNIVIWTGEIDSLKRFKDDAKEVRAGLECGLSLKGNNEIQVGDVLEVFEVTEVARSL from the coding sequence ATGGCGAGTAACAACGTAGCCCAATTTGCCACCGAGCTGAAGATGCCTGCAGACCTGCTGCTGACCCAGCTGCGTTCGGCCGGCGTCGAGAAAAGCTCGACGTCAGATCCCTTGTCGAAAGATGATAAGGACAAGCTGCTGAACCATCTGCGCCGTACCCACGGCGCCGCCGATACCGGCGAGAAGAAGAAGATCACGGTGACGCGCAAGGAAACCAGCGAAATCAAGCAAGCTGATTCGTCGGGCAAATCGCGCACCATCCAGGTCGAAGTCCGCAAGAAGCGCACCTTCGTGCAGCGCGACGACCTGGTCACGACCAAGGCGCCGGAAGAGCCGGTGATCGACGCCGCCGAACAGGCGCGCCGCGAGGAAGAATCGCGCCGCCAGTCCGAGCTGATCGCCCGTCAGGAGGCCGACCTGCGCGAGAAGCAGGAACGCCTGGCCAAGCTGGAAGCCGAAGAAAAGGCGCAAGCCAAGGCGGCTGAAGAGCAGGCCAAGCGCGAAGCCGAAGAACAGGCCAAGCGCGACGCCGCCGAGAAGGCCGCCGCCGCCGCTGCCGCCAAGGAAGCTGCCGCTGCCGGCAAGGATGCCGCCGGCGCCGACGAGGCCGCCAAGAAGGCCGCCGACGACGCCAAGGCCGCCAAGGAAGCCGCCGCCAGGGAAGCCGCCGAACGCGCTGCCGCCACCGAGCGCGCACGCAAGGCCGTGGCCGACGAAGTGGCGCAGATCAAGCTCATGATGAGCCAGCCACGCCGCGTGATCAAGGCGCCGGAACCGGCGCCGAAGCCAGCGGCGCCGGCCGCTGCCGCCGGTACGCTGCACAAGCCTGCGGACAAGAAGCCGGGCGAAGTCAAGAAGGACGACGCCAAGAAGCCGGGCGACAAGAAGTCGATCAAGTCGGCCAATGTGTCGTCGACCTGGTCGGACGACGCCAAGAAGCGTGGCGGCCAGGGTCTCAAGACCCGTGGCGCACCCGCAGGCGGCCGTGACGGCTGGCGCAGCGGTGGCCGTGGCGGCCGCCGCGGTCATGGCGACGATCGTGAATCGAACTTCCAGGCGCCGACCGAGGCGATCGTGCGCGAAGTGCACGTGCCGGAAACCATCACCGTGGCCGAACTGGCGCACAAGATGTCGGTCAAGGCGTCCGAGGTCATCAAGCAACTGATGAAGCTGGGCCAGATGTGCACGATCAACCAGGTGCTGGACCAGGAGACCGCGATGATCCTGGTGGAAGAGATGGGCCACAAGGCCTTCGCTGCCGCCGAGGACGATCCGGAAGCGATCCTGGCCGACCAGGGCGAGCACACCGAGTTCGAATCGAGCTCGCGCGCACCGGTGGTTACCGTCATGGGTCACGTCGACCATGGTAAAACCTCGCTGCTGGACTACATCCGTCGTGCCAAAGTCGCTTCGGGCGAAGCCGGCGGCATTACCCAGCATATCGGTGCTTACCACGTGGACACCCCGCGCGGCATGATCACCTTCCTGGATACCCCGGGTCACGAAGCGTTCACCGCGATGCGTGCCCGTGGCGCCAAGGCGACCGACATCGTCATCCTGGTGGTGGCTGCGGACGACGGCGTGATGCCGCAAACCAAAGAGGCAATTGCTCACGCAAAAGCCGCCGGCGTGCCGCTGGTCGTTGCGATCAACAAGATCGACAAGCAGGGCGCCAACGCCGACCGCGTGACGCAGGAGCTGGTTGCCGAAGGCGTGGTGCCGGAAGAATACGGTGGCGATTCGCCATTCGTGCCAGTGTCGGCCAAGGTCGGCACCGGTATCGACGATCTGCTGGAGCAGGTGCTGCTGCAGGCCGAAGTGCTGGAACTGAAGGCGCCGACCGAATCGCTGGCCCGTGGCCTGGTGGTCGAAGCCCGTCTGGACAAGGGCCGTGGCCCGGTCGCGACGATCCTGGTGCAGTCGGGTACCCTGAAGCGCGGCGACGTCGTGCTGGCGGGTTCCTCGTTCGGCCGCGTCCGCGCCATGCTGGACGAGAACGGCAAGACGATCGCCTCGGCTGGTCCGTCGATTCCCGTGGAGATCCAGGGCCTGACCGAAGTGCCGAGCGCCGGTGAAGAAGTGATGGTCATGGCTGACGAGCGCAAGGCGCGTGAAATCGCCCTGTTCCGTCAAGGCAAGTTCCGTGACGTGAAGCTGGCCAAGCAGCAAGCCGCGAAGCTGGAAAACATGTTCGAGCAGATGGCCGAGGGCGAGGTGAAAAACCTGCCGCTGATCGTCAAGACCGACGTGCAGGGTTCGCAGGAAGCGCTGGTCGGCTCGCTGCAGAAGCTGTCGACTTCGGAAGTGCGCGTGCAGGTCGTCCATGCGGCGGTCGGCGGCATCACCGAGTCGGACGTCAACCTGGCGACCGCGTCGAAGGCAGTCATCATCGGCTTCAACGCCCGTGCGGACGCCCAGGCGCGCAAGCTGGCCGAGGCGAACGGCGTCGACATCCGTTACTACAGCATCATTTACGATGCGATCGACGAGATCAAGACCGCACTGTCGGGCATGCTGGCGCCGGAGAAGCGCGAGACCGTCACCGGCCAGGTCGAGATTCGCCAGGTCATCCTGGTGTCGAAGGTCGGCGCGATCGCGGGCTGCCTGGTCACCGATGGCGTGGTCAAGCGTACCTCCTCGGTCCGCCTGCTGCGCAACAACATCGTGATCTGGACCGGCGAGATCGATTCGCTGAAACGCTTCAAGGACGACGCGAAGGAAGTGCGCGCCGGTCTCGAGTGCGGTCTGTCGCTGAAGGGCAACAATGAAATCCAGGTCGGCGACGTCCTGGAGGTGTTCGAAGTCACCGAAGTGGCGCGGTCGCTGTAA